The genomic DNA cgctcacacatgcacaggcgAATAATCTCGTTCGCATTGTCACATCGGCATTGTTAAATTTAGCCACGGTGCTTAGCAGGTGTAACGAATGTCTGCGAGCTGAGGGCCTGGGAGGTGTTCCTGCAGATCAGAGACGCTGCTGCTGTGTCTGATTACTTGTCTGCTGTCATGGAGCTCCGCTCTCTGCGTCgatctctttctttccttctccccAAAGCAGCCACGGGGGACCGTCACTGCCTCTCTCattctttgtttagtttgtgaTTCAGGAGCAAGCAATGCAGCCCACAGATGCCTACTTATTGTTTGCCTGGATGCTGCGTCAAGTAAGGCCACTAAAAGCCCCTGACCTCAAAGTCGTATACACAACCACGAAATTGGACTTTAGACTGTGAATGTGTCAGCCGCAATAATTAATCTGAGAATGAGATTGGAAATCTCTCTTTGGCCTCATGAGACAGGAGCTGTGAGAGTTTTTAGGAGAAAAACATTGAGGTATGGAATATGAGAGCGCTGTTCAAATCAGGTCCCTCTCAGCCGCTCGGATTACAACCGATGTGCTCTTTTGTGCCATGTACACTTCCACCTGGATTAAGttgtctctttctgttcctctctcccaactctcttcttccccctcaactctcctcctcttgttttctgtctctgtctctcctctgacATGGCCTGTCCTCCACCCCAGGGGACACCACACAGAGGATGAGATCCGCTCCGTTTCCAACCCCTGCAGAATTGGATGCTTATGCTAAGAAGGTTGCCAACAACCCCCTCACCATCAAGATCTTCCCCAACAGCGTCAAGGTCCCCCAGCGGAACCACGTGCGGCGTACAGTCAACGGGCTGGACACGTCGGGCCAGCGCTACAGCCCCTACCCTTCCTCTCAGGCCATTGCCAAGACAGGCCTCCTCGCCATCATCAAGGGGCCCACAGTCAAAGGCGTCCTAAAGGATTTCGACGGCAGCCGGGCTCGCTTGCACCCCGACGTCATTATGAACCCCCCCAGCGGACCCTACCAAGTGGCCTCGACAAGCACTTTAAACCACCACCAACCTCTGCCGAACCTTCCCCGGCTCCAGCAGAGCGTACCCCTTCAACCACAGGACCCACCTCAGACTCTACAGATGCCCCTACAGCAACagcagggtcacacccagagcCTCAGACACCCACCCCACATGGCCCAGCATCCTCAGGGCCCACCCAGACTCCAGACTCTGTCTCAGCACCCGGCCCTTGGCCACCCGCAGGGGCCCCCTACCGTCATgcttcagcagcagcacctccagcagcagccacTACCTGGCCTGCAGGGGAGCAGAAAGCTGGCAGATGGCGACGCACCGCCTAATGTTACCGTCTCTACCTCAACCATTCCACTCTCCATGGCCGCCGGGCTGCACCCGGGCCACCAGGCTGACCTGAGCTCCATTGTGCATCAGATCAACCAGTTCTGCCAAGCTCGGGCCCAGGGTGTGGGATCCACCTCCATGTGCGAGGGCCAGATCGCCAACCCCAGCCCGATCGGTCGCAACATGCTCATTAGCGCCTGCTCCAGGGTGTCAATGCACAGCAACCCTGCCACCCCTAGCTTTCCCCCGGCCAACTGCATAATGGGCGCTCAAGAGAAAGCCACCGCCCCGGTGGGAGCTCACCCGCCACACAGCGTGGCTATTATGAACCACTTGCCTTCCAACCACACCGAtctcaagcagcagcagcagcagcagcactaccaccacctgcagcagcaacatCTGCAtcaacaacagaatcagcagcaacaacagctacaacacaacacacagcagcagaagatgCGCTCTTGGAATCAGCACCAGTTGGGTCACGTGCCCCACATTCAGAACGGTGGGACCCACCTCTGCAAGCAGCCTTCCAGGGACCCCGACTTCCATTTTAAGGGCATGGGCTACCCTGCAGAGGTTTGTGTGGGTCAGCCTTACACACTGAAACCCCCCGTAGAGAGGCCCACCCCCTCCCCACCTGTCAACAATGGCATGCCCGGCCACATGGCCCACTACACCAATGGTCACTACTTCCAGTCCCACATTTGGAACAGCAGCATCCTACCCACACCCAACAGTGACAGCTCCGGGTCTCAGGACATAGCCATGCCATTCCACGGTGGGGGCCCAGGGGGGTGCACCACACTAGACTGCGGGCCCCCCGGGGCCCCCCATTACAGGCTAGGAACGGGCTCCTCCTCAGCCCAGACTAATCTGATGCAAACGGCAGATTACTTGGGTGGGGACTTCCAGACTCCCTACTTCCGCGATCAGAATCTAGGGTTGATGGGCAAGATGCACAGGCCTCCTCTGAGCAGGGTCGGTCCAGAGGACGGGGACGGCAGAACCGCTCTCCTCCAGCACCCAGGGTACAGATAAGCTATGGCCTTGTCTACACAAGAGTTATCAAAACCCCTTTGTTTAGTCTTAAGAAAggaaacacatgaataaaactAGATTGATaacttaaacaaacaacataatgtTAAAGAGggtaaattaatatatttaataaagagcagtagggtttttttgtttctttttttcttaaataaatctTGCAAGTGATCAattgctacttttattttgttaatgagTGCTTTTACTTGGCACTTTAGGGAactttttcatgtgtgtgtgtgtgtgtgtgtgtgtgtgtatactcaTCTGTATTGTGTGTGTCATTCCCTCCTTCCTCTATCTGTGTGCCTGGATCTAAACGGATCCTGTGTTATTCCTACTTCAGATCTATCTGCAACGTTTTCTTTTGCATgtaagaaagaggaaaaacagataGATCCCTACAACAACATCTACCGatggatggtttttttttacagggtcATGTCAGGAATTTTTGGCTCAGACTAGTTTAAGACAAGTGACTGATTTTCATTTTGGTGTTAACTCTCCAATCTCATAATACCGTCAAGATTAAACACAGTAATTTGGGGTCAGAAGAGAGTAATAATGTTATTTCAGAGCGAAGCCACCAGACACTGGAGACTACAGAGTACAGCTAGAAAAGCTTGCGGtatgcacatgtacacatagattttattcttttgaaatgtaattatttatttgtatcatAGGACTACTCAAGATTGATTCCTCTCTGTCAGTTAGAGAAGCATGTAATCAGGTTGTTTTGTACATAGTCATGATCCAGCAGGGAGCAGGTGTGTTGAAAAGGCGATGCTCCGTCCTGCTGAAAATGCTGCAATGAATtcaggtgttttaaaaaaagaaaaaccctttTTGTCAATGCCAGGAAGGTTTGGCAAAAAGCTTGTGAAATGTTTCGCGCAGAAAAAATCATGACAGATCAACTCTCATACCTTAAAATGGCCAAAGTCATGTTAAAGAGGACACACTGTTATGAAGATGtgccattttgtgtttgtttccttttccgTTCATTTTTGTAACCATGACAAATGTATTACTTGAATGTTGAGATGATTTGTTTTGCAGTTATTGAAGGGGATAGGTCGGTTACAAGGAAAATACTCTGGAGTCGAAGAAATCGTAGTGTCGCTAACGTCACCTAGAATGGAACTACGAGCCTCAACAGAGTTTTGATCCCGACAGCAGGAACTTAAGtgaattaagttatgtgtagtTGCTACTGATTCTGATGTGAAGTCTGCTTGAAACGACCAAATTGATCACTTGCAAGATCACTTGGAGGTAAacaacttttaaatttaaagtgaaacagcaaatgcattgtttattttattgtacacTGGCTTACCTACTCGTAACTTTAAACGTTAACGATTGTGTGCGAGTGTTGGCCTGCTGATGTGGGTAGATTTaagggtgtgtgcgtgtgtgtgagagatagtGCGCGTGTGCATAAACACAATGACGCCCATGTTTTGTTCACCTAACTCCCTAACAGCCCTTAAAAAGCCTTAAGTGTTTGGTCCTTGGACTTCCCTTGAATAAGAGCATGGTTTTAATGAAAACCCCAAATAATAAGGAGAAAGAAGATGGTGAGGATACGCAGAAACAgcaattattattgttattttggtttctcttttttcctgttttattttattgaggTTTTGTTGGTTAGACAGAGCAATTCCTTAGAGATTCTTTATAATGGAAAGCAAGAAAAGGagtaatattttgtaattatatattttagcaATGTGTAGTTACTGAGCTGtaacttttttcccccaagttTCAAAGCTACAGTTTGCAGTTGTgactatttataatacttgatttgcttgttatttaattttgatttCCTTCTTTGTTTCTTGTACTATTGCTGTGAAATGGAAGAAGGTCCACAAGCCTTTCTTTTGTGTCATTCTGTACGACAGATAAGAGGCAAGAGCGTGAGAGTTGTGCTACTCTTTTtgtaatattgtaataataaaataaagttctaATTTATGCTTTGAAATGAGTCTGAACCGTTGTGTGGATTATCTGCAACGCTGATTTAAATTGACGCCGACAACAGGTGTGCTCTTTTTCTCCTGCTCCCCTTGTTCTGCACTAGCTCATGCTGTGACAGTTCGGGTAGGTAACTATTCACAGATTTGTGTCTTGCATAATCAGCCCTACAACGGGTCCAAAAGGCCCACCCAAACCACATATAATTTGTAACCGAGACAGCTAGTGCTGAAGGTGGCGATTGTTGCACCAATTGCTGTGCTTTCATGCCATTTATCAGAGCCTGCCTCTGCCAAATAGAAACGGGAAGTAGGGTAGACAAAGCAAGCTGTGAAATCCACAGGACTATCTGGCTGCAGTAGATTTAGCTTGTCTGGCTGTGATGAAAATGGGGCTCGTATAAAGGGCACACAGCAGGAGGGCAGGATCAGCACCTCCGTAATCAGTATTACTCCATGAAGGATTTTGAGCCATGTCAGAGGTGCCGGCAGGTTCTGGCCTTTGTGCAGAGAGGATGTGCATCCTGTTCAGGTGGTGGGAGAAACAGCATGTGCAGAGGCCTCTGgattaaatgattaatgtgtttgcaaatgtttgACTTGGCATTTAAGCTGCTCTTGATGCAGCTTTCAGCTATTTCAAAGTCAATTTTTTTACACCATTATGTCTGTCACATAAACAAAACTTTCCATGTCTTTGTGAAATATTGCTTCAGAGAAAATTTTCAATCAGGCTGACTTGGGAGTATCC from Anoplopoma fimbria isolate UVic2021 breed Golden Eagle Sablefish chromosome 24, Afim_UVic_2022, whole genome shotgun sequence includes the following:
- the fam222ba gene encoding protein FAM222B; the encoded protein is MLACLPGPGDLPLQLLPHTQMNTGHQKWDTTQRMRSAPFPTPAELDAYAKKVANNPLTIKIFPNSVKVPQRNHVRRTVNGLDTSGQRYSPYPSSQAIAKTGLLAIIKGPTVKGVLKDFDGSRARLHPDVIMNPPSGPYQVASTSTLNHHQPLPNLPRLQQSVPLQPQDPPQTLQMPLQQQQGHTQSLRHPPHMAQHPQGPPRLQTLSQHPALGHPQGPPTVMLQQQHLQQQPLPGLQGSRKLADGDAPPNVTVSTSTIPLSMAAGLHPGHQADLSSIVHQINQFCQARAQGVGSTSMCEGQIANPSPIGRNMLISACSRVSMHSNPATPSFPPANCIMGAQEKATAPVGAHPPHSVAIMNHLPSNHTDLKQQQQQQHYHHLQQQHLHQQQNQQQQQLQHNTQQQKMRSWNQHQLGHVPHIQNGGTHLCKQPSRDPDFHFKGMGYPAEVCVGQPYTLKPPVERPTPSPPVNNGMPGHMAHYTNGHYFQSHIWNSSILPTPNSDSSGSQDIAMPFHGGGPGGCTTLDCGPPGAPHYRLGTGSSSAQTNLMQTADYLGGDFQTPYFRDQNLGLMGKMHRPPLSRVGPEDGDGRTALLQHPGYR